AAATTTGAAAGTGATGTAGATAACACCTTAAAGGTTGATATCATTGGCTTAGACGGAAAAAGAATTAAAACAATTACAATAAGCAACTTTCAAACAAACCAAGTTGATATAAGTGATTTTAGCACGGGCATTTATTTAACTAACTTCTACTCAAAAAACATACTTATTGCTAGTAAAAAACTAGTTAAAAATTAGAGACAGGGGGAAATATGATTCCTGCATAGGAATATTTATTGCTTTGGGGATATACTGCTAATACTTTTTGAGCAATATCATTAATCAATAATAATTTATCTTTTTTTCTAATAGAAAATCCTATTAGCTTAAAGCATGTTGGTCTGTTCTATTATTTCTTTTAAAAATAATTATTATCTGCCAAGATTATTAAATTACAGGAACTTCAATAGTCAAGAAAGTATCTTCCCCATTCGCGTCTTCCCCTTGATAAAATTTAAAAATATAAGGTTCAGATTGTATAGCATGTACTCGTACTGAAAATGTAGTTTCTGTAATGTTTTGAGTGCAAGCAACGTTATCATCTACATGTACAATAGGGTAGATAAACCTTGTGGTCCCCTCATAAAAGTAATCATATTGATTATATTGATAATAACAGCTATTTGGTAATTCTAAGGTAATATCAATACGATAATTTTGTCCGTAAACAAATTCATCTGGAATGTCTACGCTTTTAACACCTATATATTCTAAATGGTAGTCATGATAGTTGTCGTCGTCCTTGCTGCATCCAACTATTAAAAATGCGATTAAAAAAAGGGCAATAAAATGTTTCATAATAATAAAAATTTTAAGAATATTTAATGAATAAATATATTCACTATAGAAGAAAGACTTATGTTGTATAAACATTTTTTTTGACTCAAAAAATTTAATTTAAGTACTTACGGGATAAAGGGGATATGTATAACCAAACATAGTTTTCTGTCTTTTTTATTCTAAATTCAAGCAATTATATCAACTGCTTCTCCTTCTGTTTTCTACGGTTACTTATAGCTATCCTCTGAAACCCTTGAAAACACTAGGTTCTTGCCTACGGTTTGGATGTCCTGTTGTATTTTTGGACTGATTTTTTACTTTTATTGTAATGCTTGTACGTCTTAAAAAGAACAAAAGCGGCTCTACGAGCGCTTAGATCGTAGACAAATTTTCCGGAAAATATGTCCCCGCTATCGCAAGCATCCTGTTCGTGACGGCATGAGCAAAAAAGTAAAGGGAGTAAGCTATGATGAGTCTGAGTTTAAATTTAGAAATATGAATAAAAATTTAATGCTAGCGTATTTAACGGCACAAGTAAGATGCTTAACAAAAAGAACTTGACAAGGGGTTCTACTGCGCTCAAACTGCCCCCCTTCCCTCTAACTTAATAATATTGTGCTTGCGTTAGCCGTGGGATTCCTGCGTACGCAGGAATTTTATTACTTTGGAGGATATGCTGCCAATACTTTTTCAGCAAGAGCTTTAAACAGTTGTTCGCGTTTTTCGGGTGTTGCGTTTGGGCTAAAACTCGATTCGGTTACGGCTTGCCAAAAGAGTTGTTTTTTATTTTCATCAACAAAATCGATAGTAATTTGGCGGTTAACATTCGCTTGACCAATAGGCAACCCTATGGAAACACCTCCGCCAACATTACCTCCGCCACCACCTAAACCAACACCTACAGTATTACGTTGTGCTTCTTGATACTCGCTACTTTTAATGTCTACAAAAAAATCGGGTGTTTCGGAAAACATAAATCCTTTGGCTGCCATTTGCGCATCAAAAGCATCTAAAAACCGTTTGGTATCCAATTCGCTCATACCTGTTTTCATATCGGCATAATAACTATATGTTTTGTATTTTGAAAAATCAGTTCCTTTTTCGAAATCATAATTGACACGAATGGGCGCGCAAGATGTTATTAAAAGAAGTAAAATGGTAGCTTTAAGGAATTTCATAACACTAATTTTATTTATAAAGTTAATCAAAAATTATTCCACCCTTATTTCTATTAACAAAAAACTTAAACATAGAAGTTTAAATTACTTCATGGATATCAATTCTGCTTCACGAACCTATAAATGGCACCATTTTGTCTCACATGAAAGAATTTACAGTTTGAATAATGTACAAATTCAAAAGCTTCGTGGTAATTAAAAGTGTCGCTGTCAGCCATAAAGACAGCTTCAACATCAACATGCCCAACAGGTGAGATTCTTCTAAAAAGATATTCCAAGTCGGATTCCGTTTTATGTAATTCAAACCATGCACCTGCTGCAATACCGGGCAGCCATTGTGCTTTTTCATGTAAACCATCAACAGGTTTAGGCTCTAAAGTACCCACAAAATTTGGTCTGTGGTCTTTAAGTTTATCTAAAAAACAACGCACATTTTCACTTTTTCGAGAACCTTCAAATTTTGAAATCACACCTGTTTCACTCACTTCAAAAGCATGTGTTTCGGTATTTGCCAACACCACATTGCTGACTGTACTGGGCGTAAACCATTTGGAGTTTTCCAGATTCTTTTTAATACGATTATCGGTTACCGAAGCAATCAAGGTATCGGTTACAAAACGCGCACAATTACAGGCGTTTTTTATAAAAGCGGCGTAACAAATAAAATGTTTTTCCTGCATGTTGGTAATATGTGCCCGTGCCTTTTTATAATCAATTGCGTTACAAACCGATGCCAGCATTTTACCATCGCCATGTGTTAGTTTGGGATGGGTTGCCAAAAACTCTAAAATAGCGTTTAAATTGGTGATTTTATCATTTTCGATTTGTGCCACTAACGGAAAATGCAGCTCGTTATCGGTATCACTTCCTCGAACGCGTCCTGTAGGTTCGGGCGTAATGTAGCGACCAAAATCGTGGTATTCCAAAACACCGGTTTCTTTATTTATAAGTACCAAAGCAGCATGACCAGCGCGTAAATAGTTCTTTTTCCCAACACCCAAAAACCTTAAAAATGGCGAAAACCATTCTTTAGACACCATCACAATAGTTTCTGGATAGGCTAAGGTTAAAATAATGCCTGTGCTAGTCATTTACTGTTTCAGAAAGTTTAAAGGTTTTACTTGAAATGGTTTTGTTTTGTAAGTTCTCATGATACATTTCAAGTGATTCTCTAAATTTTTCAATTTGCGTGATACTGGTCGTTTTTACAAAACCTCTATTCATAACAACACCAAACTCTTTATTATCGGCTCCTGCTGTTTTATGAAACCTCAATAAGGTTTGTGCATTCAAATCATTTTCAGCTTTAAAATCTTCAAACCATTGTAGGCGTTCTTGTTTCATTGCTGCAGTATAGAGTGTAGAAGACGACCAAATTTTAGGTTCCAATGGCAATTCTTTAAAATGTTTTTCTGCGCCATCCCAAACCAATTCGTAAAATTTCAAAGTCGTGTTCCAATCTACTAGCACCATCGTAAAGGGTTCGATATTAATAAAATCGTAGGCTTCGGCGGTAGTTGAAATGCTTTCAGAAGTCAAAAAATCCAAAGCAATGACGCCTCTACTTTTCAGGTAATCTTCTTGACGTTCGTGAATATTAAACGCACCATTCAACACACAAACCACTCTGTTCTTTTCGCTCAAACCAATCCAAGTCCCCCCTGAGAGTTTATCCATAGGATATAAAAGTCTGGTTTCCTTATTTATATAAAAATCTGGCGGAAGCGAAACTCTGTTTGGAGCCTCGTCCCTGTTTGAGGTTAATACAAAATCGTTGTCTCCTTTTGGGATAATAGTTACTGTACACATAAAAATATAGTCTGAAAACAGATTGGCAACTTACAAAAAATAAATAAACTTTAACGCGCATTTAAGAAGGCATCCAACCTAAAAATCGTTTAAAAATTCTTAAATTTGTAACCTATTTACTGATAATTCAATAACAAAAATAAACAAATTATGGGAAAAGGTTTTTTTAATGTACCAATTGCAGTTAACGAGCCTGTAAAAAGTTATGCGCCAGGAACCTCTGAACGCGATGCTGTTTTAAAGGCTTACAAAGAGATGTATACGAGTACTATAGACGTGCCTTTGTATATAAATGGAGAAGATGTAATAACAGGAAATACCCGAACCATGTCACCTCCACATGACCATAAACATGTTGTTGGGACCTATCATTTAGCTGAAAAAACACATATAGACAAAGCCATTGCAACTGCTTTAGAAGCCAGAAAAACGTGGTCTCTAATGCCTTGGGAGCAACGTGCAGGTATCTTTTTAAAAGCTGCTGAATTGGTTGCTGGCCCTTACCGCTATAAAATAAATGCTGCCACCATGATAGGGCAGTCTAAAAATATTTTTCAAGCAGAAATCGATTCAGCTTGCGAGCTTGTTGACTTTTTACGCTTTAATGTCCAATACATGTCAGACATTTATATGGAACAGCCAGAAAGCACAAGCGATGCATGGAACCGCCTTGAATACCGTCCGCTGGAAGGATTTACTTATGCAGTTACACCTTTTAATTTTACCGCTATTGCTGGTAACTTACCATCTTGCATGGCGTTAATGGGTAATGTTGTGATTTGGAAACCTAGTGATAGCCAAATATATTCGGCTAAAGTCATTATGGACGTTTTTGAAGAAGCTGGTGTTCCTCCAGGCGTAATCAACGTCGTTTTTGGGGACCCCGTGATGATTACCGAAACCATATTGTCTAGTCCAGATTTCTCAGGACTACACTTTACAGGATCTACTTTTGTATTTAAAGAACTTTGGAAACAAATAGGAAACAACATCCATAACTACAAAACCTATCCAAGAATAGTAGGTGAAACTGGAGGCAAAGATTTTATTATAGCTCATAAATCGGCTAATCCAAAACAAGTCTCGACGGCTATTGTTCGTGGAGCTTTCGAATTCCAAGGACAAAAATGTAGTGCAGCATCAAGAGCTTATATTCCAAAAAGTATTTGGAGTGATGTAAAAAAACATATTATAGAAGATGTAAACTCATTTAAAATGGGTTCTCCTGAAGATATGAGCAATTTTATTACTGCTGTAATTCATGAAGGTTCGTTTGATAAATTGGCAAAGTATATTGATCAAGCTAAAACAGATAAAGATGCTGAAATTATTGTTGGTGGTGGATATGATAAAAGTAAAGGCTATTTTATTGAACCTACTGTAATACTTACAACGAACCCAAAATACACAACGATGTGTACCGAATTATTCGGACCAGTAATTACTATTTATGTTTATGAAGATGATGCTTACTCTGAAACTTTAAAATTAGTTGACGAAACAAGTGAATACGCTTTAACTGGTGCTATTTTAGCAACTGATAGATATGCCATTACCGAGGCTACTACAGCTTTACAAAATTGTGCCGGCAACTTTTACATTAATGATAAATGTACTGGTGCTGTTGTAGGTCAACAACCTTTTGGAGGCGCACGTGCATCAGGAACTAACGATAAAGCAGGAAGTGCCCAAAACTTATTGCGTTGGGTATCTCCACGTATGATAAAAGAAACTTTCGTGACACCAACTGATTATCGCTATCCGTTTTTAGGAGAATAATATTATAGATAACACATAGCAAAGAGGCTAAAAAGTTTAGTTCTATGTCATATGGAGCTTGTCGAAACTATCTGAAAGAAGTGGCAATAATGGACTTCGACAAGCTCAGTCTGACACTGGAAATGGTATTAAAATAGCCTGTCAAGCTGAGCCTGTCGAAGCTATATGGAAGAAGTGGCAGTAATGGACTTCGACAAGCTACCATTGACGTATTTGCTAAACCGCTGTTTTATAGCTAATTGACAAACCAAGTTCTCTTGCCATTTTCATAATGTTCTTTTGTTTATTAAACAAGATCTTCTCCTCATAATCTTTGATTCCCTTCTCTACATATGACAGTCCTTTAACAAATAGCTTCCAATAGAGCTCTGCCAGTTTTCTTGCCATTGCCTTTATTGCCGGTGATGCCCCTTTCTTTGCCCTTATCTTTCTGCCAAAAGCACCCAATGCAATTTTCTTGCTGTTGAGCAGGCTCGTGGCCGCTTGCTTAAATATCAGGCCGGCCTTTGGTTGTCCTTTAGCCTTATAGTTTTTTTTCATCTTGCCCGAATGGTGCTGTTTTGGCGCCAGTCCCAACCAGGAAGTAAAATGCTTTTCTGTTTTCCATTTATGTAAATCAGTCCCTATTTCCGATAGGAGCTGCATCCAATTATAATCTGTTATACCGGGTAGGACCGTAGCATCTTTGCCTTCAAATATTTGCAATAGATAACGGTCCATTCCTTCTATATTTGGTTTGTGGTGCCTCACGTTTTTTCGTGGAGTTGCCTTATTTGATACTTTAGGCCGGTTTGCCCCCATCTTTTTAAGGACTTCTTCCATTTTCAGATCACAACCGGCAATTTGTTGTTGATAAAAATCATAGCACACCACTGCTTGGCCCAAAGCAAATAGCCCTGCTTCATTGTAGTGCCCTTTCAAGGATTTAAGGATCAGTTCCTTTTTTGTTTTCAACACACTCCCATGGCATAGCTTTACCAAAACCCCGGGATCCCTTTCGCCCTTTAAGATCGCCCTGATTATTTTCAATCCACTTACCCCGTGAACTTGGTCCAGAACTTCTTTTAGCCGAACGTTCATCAGGGTCAGTGCTTTTTGCATATGGTTAATATGCATAGCAGCACTACGGATGTGATCTTCGCGCAGGCGTTGATAGCTCCTTAGTTCATGTACCAGTTCATCTGCAACAAAACAACGGTTCAACAAACCATAGCTGTGCAATTGCTGTATCCATTGACAGTCCTTTACATCGGTCTTTCTGCCTGGAACTTGTTTTGTGCTCCTGCCATCCACCAACCATACATCGATGCCTCTTGCCTTCAATATATCATAGAGGATGACCCAATACACTCCCGTGGCTTCCATGGCCACTGAGGTTACATTGTTTTCCTCTAAGTAAGATACCGCCTGTTCCAGATCTGATGTGAAGGTATCAAAACTGCGAACCTCCTTATCTTCAAGACCTATGAAGATTTTTTTGGCTCCGATATCGATCCCTCCTGCGTTTTTCCTGATTTTTTTCATCCTACATTATTTTTTAAAATCACACCCAGAAAATTTTTATGCTTGCTAGACTACCATTCGGGCATTATTATAAATAAGCACCATAATCGCTACCCCTATTTTCTGAAAACCATACTCAACCACAGGTATATAAACACTACGCTGTGCCTCGGAAATATTGTGACTTTTTGTTAAACTTGCACAAAATACGTCATCGCATTCGCTAGTTAAAAACTTTAACAAAAGTCTCAACCTGACAAATTAAATTCAAAGGACTTTTTAGCCTCTTTATTTCAAAGTTAAAATTTGATAGTGATTACCTTTCCATAACTATCTTTCTACGAACTATTCCTCTAGCTGTTTTTAATTTTAACGATTTAACTTCTTGTCCTAAAAGGTTGTACAACGACACCTCTAATAGATCTATCTTATTCTCGTTATGTATTTTTACAGAAGAATTATTCGCATCAAAATGAATAAAAAAGTTGGCCTTTTCAACCTCATTGGCTGTTAAAAATTTCGCTTGGCTGGATTGAAACACTAATTTGAACCTATTATTATAAATGCCTTTTTCCAAATACACTTCAAAAGGATTCTTATTAATTTCATTTATTTCACCTGTTAATTCATCTTTAATATAAATAGGCATATTCGATTCTAAATGCTCTAAAGCATCAAGCCTTATTTTTGCCACACCACTCTTCTTAACAATGATTCCTAAGGAAAGCTCTTTAGACGCATCAAATGCATCAACACCTTGAATTACTAATTTATTATTATCAATAGTCCAATACATATCTTCGACATTCACACCAACCATAAAGGCATCGTAGCCTAAATCGAAACCACTTGAAGCTTTACTATTAGCTCCAACAACAATTTGTCTATGGTATCCTAAAGGAGAATCGTAAACCAAACGAATGGTTGGTGTGTTGTTTTTTGTTTTATTGTTTGCAATCTTACTTGATGTTTTGTCTTTTGAAGACCTCATGAACAGCGACGATGAGCCATCTTCGGTTGCATATACGCGTTGGCTGTTTTTAAATATAATGGTTCCACCATCTACACTAGAAATTGTTCCGCTATTATCATTAGGGTTTCCTTCTAATACTGTAGACACAAAAAAGCCTTGGTTTGCAGGAATATATTGCCCTGGCACTTTGGTTCCTACAGCAGCACTACCAGCATTGGATGTATTGTTAATTCTTGCATCATTTGAAATGGCAGCTGCTCCTCCAATTAAATTATACGTAGCATAACCACCAACATAGTCTTTTAATACATGTGAGTTTGCCTGACCAAAATGATCCCAAAAATACAGAGCGCCATTAATAACGGTATTTGTATTGTTACCACCTTCAGCTACACTTATATTATCTAATATAAACTCTATGGCATCTATGGCAGAAGGATATGGATTCCCTATTAACCTTTCAACATCGCCAGACGATTTATCTAAAGCCAAAGTAATATCACCATTATTTGGCAGGCCTTTAAACACATAATTTTGAAGTGTTGTTATTGGAATTGCTGCTGAACCTCCCGTTCCTTTCATTGTAAAACCTTCACCAGCAAGTAAAGAAGATGTTTCATTTATTTTTATCCAAGCATTATAATTATTTGCTGTACCATAAAATTTATATAACCACGCCGTACTAATCGTTCTTGGGGAACCCGGTGGCGGAATAGAACCGCTTCCATTAAGGGATGTGCTAAATAAAAGATCTTGATATAATGCCGATATGGTTCCGTCTTTTAAAACATCTTTTATGGTGTAGTTAGCATTTGTATTTGAAACACCTGTACCTCTTGTGGCACTATTTCCAGCGATGGGACCTACTGAAGACGACCAATAATTATAATTAAACCCATTAGCTGTACCCTGTTGGTCTCTTTCAATATACCCACCACTATCGGCATCAACAATGCTGCCTTCGGTTTGGATTAATTGCGATTCACCTACTAAATCTATGACACCATCTAACTCTAAATAATGGGTAATTGTTAATTCTTGACCTGCATTGTTTTCTTCGGGTGTTGTGGCTACTGGATCTGCAATTGTTAAAGTTCCATCGGCTTGTATTAAACCTAA
This genomic window from Mariniflexile sp. TRM1-10 contains:
- a CDS encoding DUF4136 domain-containing protein gives rise to the protein MKFLKATILLLLITSCAPIRVNYDFEKGTDFSKYKTYSYYADMKTGMSELDTKRFLDAFDAQMAAKGFMFSETPDFFVDIKSSEYQEAQRNTVGVGLGGGGGNVGGGVSIGLPIGQANVNRQITIDFVDENKKQLFWQAVTESSFSPNATPEKREQLFKALAEKVLAAYPPK
- a CDS encoding DUF6695 family protein produces the protein MTSTGIILTLAYPETIVMVSKEWFSPFLRFLGVGKKNYLRAGHAALVLINKETGVLEYHDFGRYITPEPTGRVRGSDTDNELHFPLVAQIENDKITNLNAILEFLATHPKLTHGDGKMLASVCNAIDYKKARAHITNMQEKHFICYAAFIKNACNCARFVTDTLIASVTDNRIKKNLENSKWFTPSTVSNVVLANTETHAFEVSETGVISKFEGSRKSENVRCFLDKLKDHRPNFVGTLEPKPVDGLHEKAQWLPGIAAGAWFELHKTESDLEYLFRRISPVGHVDVEAVFMADSDTFNYHEAFEFVHYSNCKFFHVRQNGAIYRFVKQN
- a CDS encoding NRDE family protein, which encodes MCTVTIIPKGDNDFVLTSNRDEAPNRVSLPPDFYINKETRLLYPMDKLSGGTWIGLSEKNRVVCVLNGAFNIHERQEDYLKSRGVIALDFLTSESISTTAEAYDFINIEPFTMVLVDWNTTLKFYELVWDGAEKHFKELPLEPKIWSSSTLYTAAMKQERLQWFEDFKAENDLNAQTLLRFHKTAGADNKEFGVVMNRGFVKTTSITQIEKFRESLEMYHENLQNKTISSKTFKLSETVND
- the pruA gene encoding L-glutamate gamma-semialdehyde dehydrogenase → MGKGFFNVPIAVNEPVKSYAPGTSERDAVLKAYKEMYTSTIDVPLYINGEDVITGNTRTMSPPHDHKHVVGTYHLAEKTHIDKAIATALEARKTWSLMPWEQRAGIFLKAAELVAGPYRYKINAATMIGQSKNIFQAEIDSACELVDFLRFNVQYMSDIYMEQPESTSDAWNRLEYRPLEGFTYAVTPFNFTAIAGNLPSCMALMGNVVIWKPSDSQIYSAKVIMDVFEEAGVPPGVINVVFGDPVMITETILSSPDFSGLHFTGSTFVFKELWKQIGNNIHNYKTYPRIVGETGGKDFIIAHKSANPKQVSTAIVRGAFEFQGQKCSAASRAYIPKSIWSDVKKHIIEDVNSFKMGSPEDMSNFITAVIHEGSFDKLAKYIDQAKTDKDAEIIVGGGYDKSKGYFIEPTVILTTNPKYTTMCTELFGPVITIYVYEDDAYSETLKLVDETSEYALTGAILATDRYAITEATTALQNCAGNFYINDKCTGAVVGQQPFGGARASGTNDKAGSAQNLLRWVSPRMIKETFVTPTDYRYPFLGE
- a CDS encoding IS110 family RNA-guided transposase, which codes for MKKIRKNAGGIDIGAKKIFIGLEDKEVRSFDTFTSDLEQAVSYLEENNVTSVAMEATGVYWVILYDILKARGIDVWLVDGRSTKQVPGRKTDVKDCQWIQQLHSYGLLNRCFVADELVHELRSYQRLREDHIRSAAMHINHMQKALTLMNVRLKEVLDQVHGVSGLKIIRAILKGERDPGVLVKLCHGSVLKTKKELILKSLKGHYNEAGLFALGQAVVCYDFYQQQIAGCDLKMEEVLKKMGANRPKVSNKATPRKNVRHHKPNIEGMDRYLLQIFEGKDATVLPGITDYNWMQLLSEIGTDLHKWKTEKHFTSWLGLAPKQHHSGKMKKNYKAKGQPKAGLIFKQAATSLLNSKKIALGAFGRKIRAKKGASPAIKAMARKLAELYWKLFVKGLSYVEKGIKDYEEKILFNKQKNIMKMARELGLSISYKTAV